The Fulvivirga ligni genome window below encodes:
- a CDS encoding histidine kinase, producing MKKLYIHNALFRILVPPFYGILIYLLILLINNNVDQINEIFTGQEVYVCIGLTYIVSETLRLLIILLDRFYSVTIDSQRIWIQFLLGLAVSVIVVSISISAYFEYILNFSITQTQLIIFNIIYAVSSLIYNLLFVSNDFLHRQNLDKIKQEEMLTETIEAELLKFKNEVNPELFYDALETLITLVHKNAEEAEDYIDRLSLVYRYILGHRKIELSSVSDEVNAAQNIIHLLNFKFNQCITFKTDLPPQSGNMPMVPGVLASLIETVIRNSIINKFKPMQIELSLETDDGYFILQHKLNDKLIISENRSQIFKQMQNAYGYYSEKPVVHVKAYDMNYIKIPILEIMEDQEAI from the coding sequence CATATTACTGATCAATAACAATGTAGATCAGATCAACGAGATTTTCACCGGCCAAGAGGTTTACGTTTGCATAGGACTTACTTATATAGTTTCTGAAACACTGCGGCTACTTATTATCTTGCTAGACAGGTTCTACTCGGTCACCATAGATAGTCAGCGCATATGGATTCAGTTCTTACTAGGCCTGGCCGTAAGCGTCATTGTAGTTTCAATCAGCATATCAGCCTATTTTGAGTATATCCTGAATTTCAGTATCACCCAGACTCAGCTGATTATTTTTAATATCATTTACGCAGTATCCAGCCTTATCTATAACCTGCTTTTTGTGAGCAATGACTTCTTGCATCGTCAAAACCTGGACAAAATAAAGCAGGAAGAAATGCTTACAGAAACCATTGAGGCTGAGCTTCTAAAATTTAAAAATGAAGTAAATCCGGAGCTATTTTATGATGCCCTGGAAACTCTTATCACACTGGTACATAAGAATGCAGAAGAGGCTGAAGACTACATAGACCGGCTTTCTCTGGTATATAGATACATTCTCGGTCATAGAAAAATAGAGTTATCTTCGGTATCAGACGAAGTGAATGCAGCTCAAAACATCATTCATTTACTGAATTTCAAGTTTAACCAATGCATCACCTTCAAAACAGATTTACCTCCTCAAAGTGGGAATATGCCAATGGTACCCGGAGTGCTGGCCAGCTTAATTGAAACAGTGATCAGAAATAGCATAATCAACAAGTTTAAGCCCATGCAAATAGAGCTCAGCCTTGAGACGGATGATGGCTATTTCATTTTACAGCATAAGCTGAATGATAAACTGATTATTTCAGAGAATAGAAGCCAAATCTTTAAGCAAATGCAAAATGCGTATGGATATTATAGCGAAAAACCTGTGGTTCATGTAAAGGCTTATGACATGAATTACATAAAAATACCTATACTTGAAATAATGGAAGACCAAGAAGCCATCTGA
- a CDS encoding LytR/AlgR family response regulator transcription factor — protein sequence MKVLIIEDEVPAAEKLERYLLRYDANIEILDKLTSVEESVAWLKRHQDRIDLIFMDIQLTDGKSFDIFPSVNVEKPIIFITAFDEYAVEAFKVNSIAYLLKPIIYADLEAALNKMESLRSHLNPGAFNINQALQQLQKDQYKTRFMVKLGEHIKSITTDSIELFYAEGRTVYLLTNQERKFIIDYKLEELESMLDPQQFYRANRSFIVNINAIEDVVVYSNSRLQISTKVPFDKEIIVSREKVNPFKNWFNGH from the coding sequence ATGAAAGTACTTATAATTGAAGATGAAGTGCCGGCAGCGGAAAAACTCGAAAGATACCTTTTAAGATATGACGCCAACATTGAGATTCTGGATAAGCTTACCTCGGTAGAAGAGTCTGTAGCCTGGCTTAAAAGGCACCAGGACAGAATCGACCTCATCTTCATGGATATTCAGCTCACTGATGGCAAAAGTTTTGATATATTCCCTTCCGTGAACGTGGAAAAGCCCATCATATTCATCACTGCCTTTGATGAATATGCAGTAGAAGCTTTTAAAGTTAATAGTATTGCCTACTTGCTCAAGCCCATCATATATGCTGATCTTGAAGCTGCACTAAATAAAATGGAAAGCCTTAGAAGTCATCTAAATCCAGGTGCTTTTAATATCAACCAGGCCTTACAACAGTTACAGAAAGATCAATACAAAACACGATTTATGGTAAAGCTCGGTGAGCACATTAAATCAATTACTACCGATAGTATTGAGCTATTCTATGCAGAAGGAAGAACGGTTTACCTCCTCACCAATCAGGAAAGAAAATTCATCATAGACTATAAACTGGAAGAGTTGGAATCTATGCTCGATCCTCAACAATTTTACAGAGCCAACCGATCATTTATAGTTAACATAAATGCCATTGAAGATGTGGTGGTCTATTCTAACAGTCGCCTGCAAATATCCACCAAAGTACCTTTCGATAAGGAAATAATTGTAAGCCGCGAAAAAGTAAACCCATTTAAAAACTGGTTTAACGGACATTAA